From a single Bradyrhizobium sediminis genomic region:
- a CDS encoding Cof-type HAD-IIB family hydrolase has product MTRIALLVSDVDGTLLTKDKTLTDGARDAVRRLRDAGIGFTLTSSRPTVGMRFLIEPLAITLPVGAFNGSAIVDPQLNPIEQHLIPAAAAQASLDVLDEFGVDTWLFTHDRWLTRNPGGEYVPNEQRAIRADPTIVGNFAPYLTAACKIVGASSDAARLQRCEVAMQQALGAQATAVRSQSYYLDVTPPGRSKGTFVQAMAKRLGISTDAVATIGDMENDLAMFEASGLSFAMGNAADDIKKMATHVTASNEDEGFAKAVDMILRNGEAG; this is encoded by the coding sequence GTGACCCGCATCGCTCTGCTCGTCTCCGACGTCGACGGCACGTTGCTGACCAAAGACAAGACCTTGACCGACGGCGCGAGGGACGCGGTGCGGCGGCTGCGCGATGCCGGCATCGGCTTTACCCTCACTTCCAGCCGCCCGACCGTCGGCATGCGATTCTTGATCGAGCCGCTCGCGATCACGCTGCCGGTCGGAGCCTTCAACGGCAGTGCCATCGTCGACCCGCAGCTCAATCCGATCGAACAGCATCTGATCCCAGCAGCCGCGGCGCAAGCCAGCCTCGACGTGCTCGACGAATTCGGCGTCGATACCTGGCTGTTCACCCACGATCGCTGGCTCACGCGCAATCCTGGCGGCGAGTACGTCCCGAATGAACAACGCGCGATCCGGGCCGATCCGACCATCGTCGGGAATTTTGCGCCTTACCTGACGGCGGCCTGCAAGATCGTCGGCGCCAGCTCCGATGCCGCGCGGCTGCAGCGCTGCGAGGTTGCGATGCAGCAGGCGCTGGGCGCGCAGGCCACCGCCGTGCGCTCGCAAAGCTATTATCTCGACGTCACGCCGCCCGGCCGCAGCAAGGGGACTTTCGTGCAGGCGATGGCCAAACGCCTCGGCATTTCAACCGACGCTGTCGCCACCATCGGCGACATGGAAAACGATCTGGCGATGTTCGAAGCGAGCGGCCTCTCCTTCGCCATGGGCAACGCCGCCGACGACATCAAGAAAATGGCGACGCATGTCACGGCCTCGAATGAGGATGAGGGCTTTGCCAAGGCGGTGGATATGATCTTGAGGAATGGCGAAGCGGGCTGA
- the malQ gene encoding 4-alpha-glucanotransferase, with amino-acid sequence MDLFARAKKFGIQTEFLDGQGHRRVTDAAALRIILDALPAGIPRRLLDQAVVIRSGHPARTELNQAATVPLRWKTVAGIKVIAEGETHDRVIVWPEDLPVGSYRLHLSDASGISEQVPLMVAPPKAFGGDFDRCWLVAVQLYGVRSARNWGIGDFTDLEGLIELAGGLGADGIGLNPLHALFDDRPGDCSPYSPNSRLFLNPLYIDVEKLPEFQPGAIAGNSEAIARLRAGDIVDYAGVAALKWRALRFAFEAFKADPKAERRQDFEQFRSQRAPLLSRFACFEALRHKIGKPWWEWPAEWRQPDEAGCASLRRGPDAAEIEFVEFVQWTADRQLQACKELAARLGMRVGLYLDVAVGVQSDGFDAWNEQSAISRHLAVGAPPDPLNTAGQNWGLAGFNAAGLEIASFEPYREMLRASMRHAGAIRLDHVLGLKRLYLVPHGFDAAQGVYVQMPFEALLAATAQESVKHRCVVIGEDLGTVPEGFREKMAEWGIWSYQVMMFERDDRGSFRGIDHYAANALVTFNTHDLSTYAGWRSFSDLKLKRSLGIDPGESDDARWHALTMLSDALRHHAIDSHDFYAVAGFLARTRSRLLAISLEDLLGVIDQPNIPGTVNEHPNWRRRLPVAIEAMTSAIDLAALKAATRERSRGTT; translated from the coding sequence ATGGACCTTTTCGCCAGAGCCAAAAAATTTGGAATCCAGACCGAATTCCTGGACGGTCAGGGTCACCGGCGTGTGACGGACGCGGCTGCGCTGCGAATCATCCTCGATGCGCTGCCGGCCGGCATCCCGCGCCGGCTGCTGGACCAGGCGGTGGTGATCCGGTCAGGCCATCCTGCTCGTACCGAACTCAATCAGGCTGCCACGGTCCCGCTGCGCTGGAAAACCGTTGCGGGCATTAAGGTTATCGCCGAGGGCGAGACCCATGACCGCGTCATCGTCTGGCCCGAGGATCTGCCTGTGGGTTCGTACCGGCTGCACTTGTCCGATGCATCAGGCATCAGCGAGCAAGTGCCGCTGATGGTCGCGCCGCCGAAGGCCTTTGGCGGCGATTTCGACCGCTGCTGGCTGGTGGCGGTGCAGCTCTATGGTGTCCGCTCGGCGCGCAACTGGGGGATCGGGGATTTCACCGACCTCGAAGGGCTGATCGAACTGGCCGGAGGTCTGGGCGCCGACGGCATCGGGCTCAATCCGCTGCATGCGCTGTTTGACGACCGGCCCGGCGATTGCAGCCCCTATTCGCCGAACAGCCGGCTGTTTCTGAACCCGCTCTATATCGATGTCGAAAAGCTCCCCGAATTCCAGCCCGGCGCGATCGCCGGGAATAGCGAGGCGATCGCCCGGCTGCGGGCGGGCGATATCGTCGATTATGCCGGCGTCGCGGCCTTGAAATGGCGGGCGCTGCGCTTTGCCTTCGAGGCCTTCAAGGCCGATCCCAAAGCCGAACGCCGGCAAGACTTCGAACAGTTTCGCAGCCAGCGCGCGCCGCTGCTGTCGCGGTTCGCCTGCTTCGAGGCGCTGCGGCACAAAATTGGCAAGCCGTGGTGGGAGTGGCCCGCGGAATGGCGGCAGCCCGATGAAGCCGGATGCGCATCTCTGCGCCGGGGGCCGGATGCCGCCGAAATCGAATTCGTCGAATTCGTGCAATGGACCGCCGACCGGCAGTTGCAGGCCTGCAAGGAGCTTGCGGCCCGGCTCGGCATGAGGGTCGGTCTCTATCTCGACGTCGCCGTCGGTGTGCAGTCCGATGGCTTCGATGCCTGGAACGAGCAATCGGCAATTTCCCGCCATCTTGCCGTCGGCGCGCCGCCGGACCCCCTCAACACCGCGGGCCAGAACTGGGGGCTTGCGGGCTTCAACGCCGCGGGACTGGAGATCGCCTCGTTCGAGCCGTATCGCGAGATGCTGCGGGCGTCGATGCGCCACGCCGGGGCGATCCGGCTCGATCACGTGCTGGGCCTGAAACGGCTTTATCTGGTGCCGCACGGGTTCGATGCGGCCCAGGGCGTCTATGTGCAGATGCCGTTCGAGGCGCTGCTGGCGGCGACCGCGCAGGAGAGCGTGAAGCACCGCTGCGTGGTGATCGGCGAGGACCTCGGCACCGTGCCGGAGGGCTTCCGCGAGAAGATGGCGGAGTGGGGCATCTGGTCGTATCAGGTGATGATGTTCGAGCGCGACGATCGGGGTTCGTTTCGCGGCATCGATCATTACGCGGCCAATGCGCTGGTCACCTTCAATACCCACGATCTCTCGACCTATGCCGGCTGGCGCTCGTTCAGCGATCTCAAGCTGAAGCGCTCGCTCGGAATCGATCCCGGCGAAAGCGACGACGCGCGGTGGCACGCCCTGACCATGCTGAGCGACGCGCTGCGCCACCACGCCATCGACAGCCATGATTTCTATGCCGTCGCCGGCTTCCTGGCGCGGACCAGATCCCGCCTGCTGGCGATTTCGCTGGAGGATCTGTTGGGCGTGATCGACCAGCCCAATATTCCAGGCACCGTCAACGAACATCCGAACTGGCGGCGGCGCCTGCCGGTGGCGATCGAAGCGATGACCTCTGCGATCGATCTCGCCGCGCTGAAGGCTGCAACGCGGGAGCGGTCACGCGGGACGACTTGA
- the zwf gene encoding glucose-6-phosphate dehydrogenase, which translates to MPSTQPPQKKPEPCSFVIFGVTGDLAHRLVIPALYNLAASDLLPDRLCVVGVTRKAMSNEALRDSLMKGLRQFATRPVEDATAKRLLECVTCIAADPGEPASFDFMRKRLDELEAARNTGGNRLFYLATPPDGFAPIPRELGRTGMLRQEGGAWRRLVIEKPFGTDLASAKALNAELLAIIDEHQIYRIDHYLGKETVQNILVLRFANGMFEPIWNRNHIDHVQITVDEKLDVGHRGGFYDSTGALRDMVPNHLFQLLSLVAMEPPIRFDAHSVRAEKADVLAAIQPQSESEALQNSVRGQYRAGRIDNTEVGDYSSTRDVRPGSTTETYAALKLSIDNWRWAGVPFYLRTGKALGVKRTELAIKFKQAPFAMFSCTPVETLAQNYLVIGVAPTEGIALQFNTKVPGPSIRIDGVEMKFRYKDYFQAEPSTGYETLIYDCMIGDNILFQRADSVEAGWKAVQPFLDAWRKAGANGLLPYRAGSEGPTEANALLARDGRSWRKLG; encoded by the coding sequence ATGCCTTCAACCCAACCGCCTCAGAAGAAGCCCGAGCCCTGCTCCTTCGTCATCTTCGGCGTCACTGGCGACCTCGCGCACCGGCTGGTGATCCCCGCACTCTATAACCTGGCGGCGAGCGACCTTCTGCCAGACAGGCTCTGCGTCGTCGGCGTCACCCGCAAGGCGATGTCGAACGAGGCCTTGCGCGACAGCCTGATGAAGGGCCTGCGCCAATTCGCCACCCGCCCGGTGGAGGACGCAACGGCCAAACGCCTTTTGGAATGCGTCACCTGTATCGCCGCCGATCCCGGGGAGCCAGCCTCGTTCGACTTCATGCGAAAAAGGCTCGACGAACTCGAAGCCGCCCGAAACACCGGCGGCAACCGCCTGTTCTATCTGGCGACGCCGCCCGATGGCTTTGCGCCGATCCCTCGTGAACTCGGTCGCACCGGCATGCTGCGGCAGGAGGGCGGCGCGTGGCGGCGGCTGGTGATCGAAAAGCCGTTCGGCACCGACCTCGCCTCGGCGAAGGCGCTGAATGCAGAATTGCTGGCGATTATCGACGAACACCAGATCTACCGGATCGATCATTACCTCGGCAAGGAGACGGTGCAGAACATCCTGGTGCTGCGCTTTGCCAACGGCATGTTCGAGCCGATCTGGAACCGCAATCACATCGATCACGTCCAGATCACGGTCGACGAAAAACTCGATGTCGGCCACCGCGGCGGCTTCTACGATTCAACCGGCGCGCTGCGCGACATGGTGCCGAACCATTTGTTCCAGCTGCTGTCGCTGGTGGCGATGGAGCCGCCGATCCGATTCGACGCCCATTCGGTGCGCGCCGAGAAGGCCGACGTGCTGGCGGCGATCCAGCCCCAGAGCGAGAGCGAAGCCCTGCAGAATTCCGTGCGCGGCCAATACCGCGCCGGAAGGATCGACAATACCGAGGTCGGGGATTACAGCAGCACCAGGGATGTCAGGCCCGGCAGCACCACGGAGACCTATGCGGCGCTGAAGCTTTCCATCGACAACTGGCGCTGGGCTGGCGTTCCCTTCTACCTGCGCACCGGCAAGGCGCTCGGCGTCAAGCGCACCGAGTTGGCGATCAAGTTCAAGCAGGCGCCGTTTGCGATGTTCAGCTGCACCCCGGTGGAGACGCTGGCGCAGAACTACCTCGTGATCGGCGTGGCGCCGACCGAGGGCATCGCGCTGCAGTTCAACACCAAGGTGCCCGGTCCCTCGATCCGGATCGACGGCGTCGAGATGAAGTTCCGCTACAAGGATTATTTCCAGGCCGAGCCGAGCACCGGCTACGAGACGCTGATCTACGACTGCATGATCGGCGACAACATCCTGTTCCAGCGCGCCGACAGCGTGGAAGCCGGCTGGAAGGCCGTGCAGCCGTTCCTCGATGCCTGGAGGAAAGCCGGCGCCAACGGTCTGCTGCCCTATCGGGCCGGCAGCGAAGGTCCCACTGAAGCCAACGCGCTGCTGGCGCGCGACGGCCGCAGCTGGCGAAAGCTGGGCTAG
- the gnd gene encoding phosphogluconate dehydrogenase (NAD(+)-dependent, decarboxylating) — protein MQLGMIGLGRMGGNIVRRLMKHGHSTVVYDKDPKAVAALAAEGAAGAAGAGSLQDFVSRLERPRSVWVMLPAGRITEATIDELTKLMQAGDVIIDGGNSFWQDDVRRGKALREHGIHYVDVGTSGGVWGIERGYCMMIGGDKAVIDRLDPIFASLAPGPGDIPRTAGREGRDARIEQGYIHAGPIGAGHFVKMIHNGIEYGLMQAYAEGFDILRNANIEALPAEHRFDFDIADIAEVWRRGSVISSWLLDLTASALAKNPTLESYSGFVEDSGEGRWTVNAAVDEAVPAEVLTAALFARFRSRKDHTFAEKVLSAMRDGFGGHKEPQQGPGPVQQNAPDTVKPKA, from the coding sequence ATGCAGCTCGGCATGATCGGCTTGGGGCGGATGGGCGGCAACATCGTCCGCCGGCTGATGAAGCACGGCCACTCCACCGTCGTCTATGACAAGGACCCGAAAGCGGTCGCGGCGCTCGCGGCCGAGGGCGCTGCGGGCGCTGCGGGCGCTGGCTCGCTGCAGGATTTCGTCAGCAGGCTGGAGCGGCCGCGCAGCGTCTGGGTGATGCTGCCCGCAGGCAGGATCACGGAAGCGACGATCGATGAACTGACCAAACTGATGCAGGCCGGCGACGTCATCATCGACGGCGGCAATTCGTTCTGGCAGGACGACGTCCGCCGCGGCAAGGCGCTCAGGGAACACGGCATCCATTATGTCGACGTCGGCACCTCGGGCGGCGTCTGGGGCATCGAGCGTGGCTATTGCATGATGATCGGCGGCGACAAGGCGGTGATCGACCGGCTCGATCCGATCTTCGCGAGTCTCGCACCGGGCCCCGGCGACATCCCGCGTACCGCAGGACGCGAGGGCCGCGATGCCAGGATCGAACAGGGCTATATCCACGCCGGTCCTATCGGCGCCGGGCACTTCGTCAAGATGATTCATAACGGCATCGAATACGGCCTGATGCAGGCCTATGCCGAGGGCTTCGACATCCTCAGGAACGCCAATATCGAGGCGCTGCCCGCCGAGCATCGGTTCGATTTCGACATTGCCGACATCGCCGAGGTCTGGCGGCGCGGCAGCGTGATTTCGTCATGGCTGCTCGACCTCACGGCCTCCGCTCTCGCCAAAAATCCGACGCTCGAAAGCTATTCGGGTTTCGTGGAAGATTCCGGCGAGGGCCGCTGGACCGTCAATGCCGCCGTCGACGAGGCGGTCCCTGCCGAGGTGCTCACCGCAGCCTTGTTCGCGCGGTTCCGCTCGCGCAAGGACCATACCTTTGCCGAAAAAGTTCTTTCCGCTATGCGCGACGGTTTCGGCGGCCACAAGGAGCCGCAGCAGGGTCCGGGGCCGGTGCAGCAGAACGCGCCGGATACCGTCAAGCCAAAGGCGTAA
- a CDS encoding gluconokinase, producing the protein MGVSGSGKSTIADRLAQRLDWDFEDGDIFHPPSNVAKMSAGQPLTDEDRRPWLQAIADEVDRACEADQHIVIACSALKRAYRDILVHGRDDVRIVFLDGTQDLIAARLAARKGHFMPPELLASQFRTLEPPANSENPVTVSIDAPVEAIVDDIIARLGLIPADNAANNRNHP; encoded by the coding sequence ATGGGCGTGTCCGGCTCCGGCAAGAGCACCATCGCGGACCGCCTCGCCCAACGACTGGACTGGGATTTCGAAGATGGCGACATTTTTCATCCACCGAGCAACGTCGCCAAGATGAGCGCCGGCCAGCCGCTGACCGACGAGGACCGCCGGCCCTGGCTGCAGGCGATTGCCGACGAGGTCGATCGGGCTTGCGAGGCGGACCAACATATAGTCATCGCCTGCTCCGCGCTGAAGCGCGCCTATCGTGACATTCTGGTGCATGGCCGCGACGACGTCAGGATCGTCTTTCTCGATGGCACACAGGATTTGATCGCCGCCCGGCTGGCCGCGCGCAAAGGTCATTTCATGCCGCCGGAACTATTGGCCAGCCAGTTCAGGACGCTCGAGCCGCCGGCCAACAGCGAAAATCCCGTCACCGTGTCGATCGATGCGCCGGTCGAAGCCATCGTCGATGACATCATCGCCCGGCTGGGGCTCATTCCCGCCGACAACGCCGCGAACAATCGGAACCATCCGTGA